The following coding sequences are from one Clostridioides difficile ATCC 9689 = DSM 1296 window:
- the spoVAC gene encoding stage V sporulation protein AC — protein sequence MDKNYKKYVDQISPKPTYLKNYTLAFIVGGIICMIGQAINDLYMKVGGLDKLGASSATSITLIFIGAFLTGLGVYDLIGKRAGAGSIIPITGFANSIVSPAMEYKREGYVLGVGANLFKIAGPVLVYGIGSSILCGIIYYIFKMF from the coding sequence ATGGATAAAAATTATAAAAAATATGTAGACCAAATAAGCCCAAAACCTACATATTTAAAAAACTATACACTTGCATTTATTGTAGGTGGAATTATTTGTATGATAGGGCAAGCAATAAATGATTTGTATATGAAAGTTGGAGGTCTTGATAAACTAGGTGCTAGTTCTGCAACATCAATAACATTAATATTTATAGGGGCATTTTTAACTGGATTAGGAGTCTACGACCTAATAGGAAAAAGAGCTGGAGCTGGTTCTATAATTCCAATAACAGGTTTTGCTAACTCAATAGTATCTCCAGCAATGGAGTATAAAAGAGAAGGCTATGTATTAGGTGTAGGTGCAAACTTATTTAAAATTGCAGGACCAGTTTTAGTTTATGGGATAGGTTCTTCTATTTTATGTGGAATTATTTATTATATTTTTAAGATGTTTTAG
- a CDS encoding DUF3100 domain-containing protein has protein sequence MKEKAGIRNAIIAAFIITILAELIGPISFKVMGINVTLLSILWAIFIGMAVSPHLLGRVIPALKKFIGDNEINVSPYLLSLTLYPLGIMFGINAGPKVGILLQAGPALLLQEFGHMGTMLIALPVGVALGLGRSALGGTFSLCRDTALGIIGDKYGLNSPEGIGTLGTYISGSIFGTLLFSFLAPVGVLLGFHPYALAMASGMGSGSMMGAATASLMNTVPQMSEQILAYSATSGLITAVTGIYIELFLSLPVANYYYSKVAPVIERFRGRKTRRTSNKL, from the coding sequence ATGAAAGAAAAAGCAGGGATTAGAAATGCCATAATAGCAGCCTTTATAATCACAATATTGGCAGAATTAATTGGACCTATTTCATTTAAAGTTATGGGAATTAATGTAACTTTACTTAGTATACTATGGGCTATATTCATAGGAATGGCTGTTTCTCCTCATTTATTAGGGAGAGTTATACCAGCCTTAAAAAAGTTTATAGGGGATAATGAAATAAATGTATCTCCATATTTATTATCTTTGACACTATATCCATTAGGGATAATGTTTGGAATTAATGCAGGGCCTAAAGTTGGTATATTACTTCAAGCAGGACCAGCACTTTTATTACAAGAATTTGGTCATATGGGTACAATGTTGATAGCATTACCTGTTGGAGTAGCATTAGGTCTTGGAAGAAGTGCATTAGGTGGTACTTTTTCATTATGTCGTGACACAGCACTAGGAATTATTGGAGATAAGTATGGATTAAACTCACCAGAAGGTATAGGAACACTAGGAACTTACATAAGTGGTAGTATATTTGGAACATTATTATTTTCATTTTTAGCACCAGTGGGTGTACTTTTAGGATTTCATCCATATGCTTTAGCAATGGCATCAGGAATGGGTAGTGGTTCAATGATGGGAGCTGCAACAGCATCATTAATGAATACAGTTCCACAAATGTCAGAGCAGATTTTAGCATATTCAGCTACTAGTGGATTGATTACAGCTGTTACTGGAATATATATAGAATTATTCTTATCTTTACCAGTAGCCAACTACTATTATAGCAAAGTAGCTCCAGTTATTGAAAGATTTAGAGGAAGAAAAACAAGAAGAACAAGTAATAAATTGTAA
- the spoVAE gene encoding stage V sporulation protein AE has protein sequence MLMDYVRVFIVGGIICLIAQVMMDYFKMQTPYVMVTYVTTGVVLTFLGLYEPLVKFAAAGATVPIIGFGYSLATGVIKSIQSDGFLGIFLGGTTATAGGIAAAIFFGYIMSVVFTPKAKP, from the coding sequence ATGTTAATGGACTATGTAAGAGTATTTATTGTAGGTGGAATTATATGTTTAATAGCCCAAGTAATGATGGATTATTTCAAAATGCAAACTCCATATGTTATGGTAACGTATGTAACAACTGGTGTAGTTTTAACTTTTCTAGGACTTTATGAGCCATTAGTTAAGTTTGCAGCAGCAGGTGCAACAGTTCCTATAATAGGATTTGGATATTCACTTGCTACAGGAGTAATAAAATCAATTCAAAGTGATGGTTTTTTAGGTATTTTTTTAGGAGGTACAACTGCTACAGCTGGTGGAATAGCAGCAGCTATATTCTTTGGATATATTATGTCAGTAGTATTTACTCCAAAAGCAAAACCATAA
- the sigF gene encoding RNA polymerase sporulation sigma factor SigF gives MEVTVAREEKKPLLSHEETLELIEKVQNGDEEAKEILISSNLGLVRSVVSRFLNIGYDREDLFQLGSIGLIKSIYKFDPKFNVKFSTYAVPMILGEIKRYLRDDGMIKVSRSLKQIAVKAKMESEALTKKLGREPSIEELAKAIDVEKEDLVMAMEANFNVEYLQGVIHEEEGSPICLIDKISMKGESEEEKVVDNILLKDILGRLDKRERQIIVLRYFEDMTQSEIGEMLNISQVQVSRIEKKVLSKLKEYIS, from the coding sequence ATGGAAGTAACTGTTGCCAGAGAAGAAAAAAAACCTCTTCTTAGTCATGAAGAGACTCTAGAACTTATTGAAAAAGTTCAAAATGGAGATGAAGAGGCAAAAGAAATATTAATATCAAGCAATTTAGGTCTAGTTAGGAGCGTTGTATCTAGATTTTTAAATATAGGATATGATAGAGAAGATTTATTTCAGTTAGGTTCTATAGGCTTAATAAAATCAATATATAAATTTGACCCAAAATTTAATGTAAAATTCTCTACTTATGCAGTACCAATGATTTTAGGTGAAATAAAGAGATACTTAAGAGATGATGGTATGATAAAAGTATCAAGGTCGTTAAAGCAAATAGCTGTAAAGGCAAAGATGGAAAGTGAAGCTTTAACTAAAAAATTAGGTAGAGAGCCGAGTATAGAAGAATTAGCTAAAGCAATAGATGTAGAAAAAGAAGATTTAGTAATGGCTATGGAAGCTAATTTCAATGTTGAGTATTTGCAAGGAGTTATTCATGAAGAGGAAGGTTCTCCAATATGCCTTATTGATAAAATAAGCATGAAAGGAGAAAGTGAAGAAGAAAAAGTAGTGGATAACATATTGTTAAAAGACATACTTGGAAGACTGGATAAGAGAGAGCGTCAAATAATAGTTCTCAGATACTTTGAAGACATGACTCAAAGTGAAATAGGAGAGATGCTCAATATATCACAAGTTCAAGTATCTAGGATAGAGAAGAAAGTATTGTCTAAGTTAAAAGAATATATATCGTGA
- the spoIIAB gene encoding anti-sigma F factor → MNNIMEVKFSAISENESLARVIVASFAAKLDPTVDELVDIKTAVSEAVTNAIIHGYEEDSSKFVFLRCEIEGNTIKIIVEDEGYGIENVEKAMEPLYTSKPELDRSGMGFTVMKSFMDDVEVSSVKDNGTRIEMTKKINVPK, encoded by the coding sequence ATGAATAATATTATGGAAGTTAAATTTTCGGCAATATCTGAAAATGAAAGTTTAGCAAGAGTTATAGTAGCATCCTTTGCAGCTAAGTTAGACCCAACAGTAGATGAGTTAGTAGATATAAAAACTGCTGTCTCTGAGGCTGTTACGAATGCTATAATACATGGATATGAAGAAGACAGTTCTAAGTTTGTTTTCTTAAGATGTGAGATAGAAGGAAATACTATAAAGATTATAGTTGAAGATGAAGGGTATGGAATAGAAAATGTGGAGAAGGCAATGGAACCACTTTATACATCAAAACCAGAACTTGATAGATCAGGAATGGGATTCACAGTAATGAAAAGCTTTATGGACGATGTAGAGGTAAGTTCTGTAAAAGATAATGGGACTAGAATTGAAATGACTAAAAAAATAAATGTGCCTAAATAA
- a CDS encoding LacI family DNA-binding transcriptional regulator — protein sequence MVTIKDIARNLGISYSTVSRCLNNNPNVSEKTKKKVVEEANRLGFHFNVNARNLAKKETNRIGVIFSNNFNHQDTRKFFSDIMDSSINSIETNKYDFIIQPNNNISGDSNVYKMVNGQMVDGLVIVSQSIKKEEYDFLKDNNFPHVFIYFKPSFIGEVDNFFWDDNVYGGYIATKHLIDHGHKDIITVTSDDKSSKMHEDRTKGYLNAMEEANLKTEVIKSKMDFESQVEFLEKYIDKIKKASAIFVQQDVPAISIIQELKTTYGINVPEDISIIGYNNIELISYFRSHLSTIDDPREQVIKNGVDSLVNIINKKSTEHIPRKLYPRLIIRNSVKRIK from the coding sequence ATGGTAACTATTAAAGATATTGCAAGGAATCTAGGTATCAGTTATTCAACTGTTTCTAGGTGCTTAAACAATAATCCTAATGTATCTGAAAAAACAAAAAAGAAAGTGGTAGAAGAGGCAAATAGACTAGGGTTCCATTTTAATGTAAATGCAAGAAATTTAGCAAAAAAAGAAACTAACAGGATAGGGGTAATCTTTTCAAATAATTTTAATCATCAAGATACTAGAAAGTTTTTTAGTGATATAATGGATAGTTCTATAAATTCTATTGAGACTAATAAATACGATTTTATAATACAGCCTAATAATAACATTAGTGGTGATAGTAATGTATATAAAATGGTAAATGGACAAATGGTTGACGGATTAGTAATTGTGTCTCAATCAATAAAAAAAGAAGAGTATGATTTTTTAAAAGACAATAATTTTCCACATGTATTTATATATTTTAAACCATCTTTTATAGGAGAAGTAGATAATTTCTTTTGGGACGATAACGTGTATGGAGGTTATATAGCTACCAAGCATTTAATTGACCATGGTCATAAAGATATAATAACAGTAACTTCAGATGATAAGAGTTCAAAAATGCATGAAGATAGAACCAAGGGATATTTGAATGCTATGGAAGAAGCAAATTTAAAGACAGAAGTCATTAAATCTAAAATGGATTTTGAATCTCAAGTTGAATTTTTAGAAAAATACATTGATAAAATAAAAAAAGCTTCAGCTATATTTGTACAACAAGATGTACCAGCGATTTCTATAATACAAGAGTTAAAAACTACTTATGGTATAAATGTACCAGAAGATATTTCCATAATAGGGTATAATAATATTGAATTAATATCATATTTTAGGTCGCATTTATCAACAATAGATGACCCAAGAGAGCAAGTTATAAAAAATGGAGTAGATAGTTTAGTAAATATAATAAATAAAAAGAGTACAGAACACATTCCAAGAAAATTATATCCAAGGTTAATAATACGAAATAGCGTTAAAAGAATAAAGTAG
- the spoVAD gene encoding stage V sporulation protein AD, producing the protein MKNKRIGKRTVKLENKPTIISTGTIVGPKEGEGPLKDYFDMIMTDDLYGEKTWELAESKMVETASQQAIQKAGKKLSDVNYMLGGDLINQIVPASFAARELAIPFLGIYGACSTMAEGLCIGSMLIDGGFADLVLSGTSSHYCTAERQFRFPLELGNQKPMTAQWTVTGAGSVLLAPNGDGPKVKYVTVGKVIDEGIDDGNNMGPAMAPAAIDTIYSYFEDTNDDPNSFDIIATGDLGTLGKQIAEDFLKEKGVDISKVYTDCGIEMFNLKEQDVHCGGSGCGCSATVFAGYIYDKLRKKEFNKVMLVSTGALLSPTSTLQKQTIPCVAHAVVIVNE; encoded by the coding sequence ATGAAAAATAAAAGAATTGGAAAAAGAACAGTCAAGTTAGAAAATAAACCAACCATAATATCAACTGGAACTATAGTAGGTCCTAAGGAAGGTGAAGGACCACTAAAGGACTATTTTGATATGATTATGACTGACGATTTATATGGTGAAAAGACTTGGGAATTAGCTGAAAGTAAAATGGTAGAGACTGCATCTCAACAAGCTATCCAAAAGGCAGGTAAAAAATTGTCAGATGTAAATTATATGCTAGGTGGCGATTTAATAAATCAAATAGTTCCAGCATCATTTGCAGCAAGAGAACTGGCTATTCCATTTTTAGGTATATATGGAGCTTGTTCTACAATGGCAGAAGGTCTTTGTATAGGTTCTATGCTTATAGATGGTGGTTTTGCTGATTTAGTACTGTCAGGTACATCAAGTCACTATTGTACAGCAGAAAGACAATTTAGATTCCCACTTGAACTTGGAAATCAAAAACCAATGACAGCCCAGTGGACAGTTACAGGAGCAGGAAGTGTATTATTAGCTCCTAATGGAGACGGTCCAAAAGTAAAGTATGTTACTGTTGGTAAAGTAATAGATGAGGGTATTGATGATGGTAATAATATGGGACCAGCTATGGCTCCAGCAGCAATAGATACTATCTACTCTTACTTTGAAGATACTAATGATGACCCAAATAGCTTTGATATAATTGCTACTGGAGATTTAGGTACTCTTGGAAAACAGATAGCAGAAGACTTTCTAAAAGAAAAAGGTGTAGATATATCAAAAGTTTATACTGACTGTGGTATAGAGATGTTTAACCTTAAAGAACAAGATGTCCACTGTGGTGGAAGTGGATGTGGGTGTTCAGCTACAGTGTTTGCAGGATATATATATGATAAGTTGAGAAAAAAAGAATTTAACAAAGTAATGCTTGTATCAACAGGAGCACTACTTTCACCGACAAGTACACTACAAAAGCAGACAATACCATGTGTTGCACATGCAGTAGTAATAGTAAATGAGTAG
- a CDS encoding M20 family metallopeptidase, whose amino-acid sequence MNELKAKIKEEIKLLSEEKKTSFEKVSDYLFSNPELAFEEYKSQKALCDLLEENEFNVTKGVGGLETSFEAVYSNGTNGKTVAFLAEYDALPGMGHACGHNIIGTSSVGAGIILKEIMKKHNIEGTVKVFGTPAEERVGGKITMIKEGVFNNVDAALILHPSDASMPDDISFAQVNLKFDFTGKASHAAAFPWEGKSALSGVIALFNSVNSMRLHLKDYARVHGIITDGGSIHNIIPEKSTAIFNVRALSIEYLNEICEMLKNCAKGAAISTGTNVEIVQLDEIYKEIKNDSELVNIVRQNFEVLGEDYVERDLSQGIGSTDTGNLTHEIPAIQAYIKLKENTATHTDEFAVAAGGEEGKVALIKAIKVLAMCGVDILYSK is encoded by the coding sequence ATGAATGAATTAAAAGCAAAAATTAAAGAGGAAATAAAGTTATTATCTGAAGAGAAAAAGACATCATTTGAAAAAGTTTCTGACTATTTATTTTCAAATCCAGAATTAGCATTTGAGGAGTATAAGTCACAAAAAGCATTATGTGATTTGTTAGAAGAAAATGAATTTAATGTAACTAAAGGTGTAGGAGGATTAGAAACATCTTTTGAAGCTGTGTATTCAAATGGAACTAATGGGAAAACAGTTGCTTTTTTAGCTGAATATGATGCACTTCCAGGAATGGGACATGCATGTGGGCACAATATCATAGGGACAAGTTCTGTTGGTGCAGGTATCATATTAAAAGAAATCATGAAAAAACATAATATAGAAGGGACTGTAAAGGTTTTTGGAACACCTGCAGAAGAAAGAGTAGGTGGAAAAATAACTATGATTAAAGAAGGTGTATTTAATAATGTAGATGCTGCATTAATTTTACATCCAAGTGATGCTTCAATGCCTGATGATATATCATTTGCTCAAGTTAATTTAAAATTTGATTTTACTGGTAAGGCATCACATGCTGCTGCTTTTCCTTGGGAAGGGAAAAGTGCCTTAAGTGGAGTAATAGCACTATTTAACAGTGTAAATAGCATGAGATTACATCTTAAAGATTATGCAAGAGTACATGGAATTATAACTGATGGAGGTAGCATACATAATATAATTCCTGAAAAATCTACAGCTATATTTAATGTAAGAGCTTTAAGCATAGAATATTTAAATGAGATTTGTGAAATGCTTAAAAATTGTGCTAAAGGAGCTGCAATTTCTACTGGAACTAATGTAGAAATAGTTCAATTAGATGAAATATACAAAGAGATTAAGAATGATTCTGAATTAGTGAATATAGTTAGACAAAATTTTGAAGTTTTGGGTGAAGACTATGTTGAAAGAGATTTAAGTCAAGGTATAGGTTCAACTGATACAGGAAATTTAACTCATGAGATACCTGCAATACAAGCATATATAAAATTAAAAGAAAATACTGCAACTCATACAGATGAATTTGCTGTTGCAGCTGGTGGTGAAGAAGGCAAAGTAGCACTTATAAAAGCAATTAAGGTGCTAGCAATGTGTGGAGTAGATATTTTGTATAGTAAATAA
- a CDS encoding molybdopterin-dependent oxidoreductase, with amino-acid sequence MDIIKKLSHGCTLDCHDCCKFNVYTKGNNVVKIEGDKNHPYTKGFICKKGMAHLDRLNHKDRIKTPMLKVDGVWKEISFDKAIEIMAEKLTYYKEKYTSKSVMHYDQYGSGSVLKYIGDIFFNFYGGVSRHKGGPCWSAGMHAQKYDFGVAKSHAIEDMLNSKSIFVWGKNPAYTTIHTMQIIKKAKEKGIKIVVIDPIYTKTAQIADKYVQVNPGTDGALAIAMAKIIVEDKLYDEEYINSYVIGFEEYKKYLSSLELSFLIDECGVKENDIRELVDLYTNKYSSINVGYGLQKYKNGGNTIRAIDALGAITGQIGFSGGGVNYANKVYPSVINSDPYNSQSYGEDREFYVSNISKFIEESLKNTSNKVNYASDELDMTSNKVNYVSDELDITSNKTDYISNELYNLSNKSIKDNIPIKMAVITKSNMLNQLPDLVELERVFSKIEFKVCFDMFITDTATLCDMFIPCTNTLESEDIIYSSMTNPYITYNERAVKPAHKLMDEYYFFMELAKKMGLNDYPFVEKRTYLEKVIEPLKRFDKNLDIEKLKNNYFTIHNPVAWEDKKFETPSGKYELYSESIKNLGISPTPVYISNKYKEIEDKNISFRLLTNHHADTLFSQHFMDKKSIAQAYINRRMAKKVGIEDKDIVILRSKKAKINVQINIDDGVGNYIVKMYVGWWKKHGNPNSLTDTGISDFGGQVTYNESMVEIIRQN; translated from the coding sequence ATGGATATAATAAAAAAATTAAGTCATGGGTGTACATTAGATTGTCATGACTGTTGTAAATTCAATGTTTATACTAAAGGAAATAATGTAGTAAAAATTGAAGGAGATAAAAATCATCCTTATACAAAAGGTTTTATATGCAAAAAAGGGATGGCCCATTTAGATAGATTAAATCATAAAGATAGAATAAAGACTCCTATGCTTAAAGTTGATGGAGTATGGAAAGAGATTTCTTTTGATAAAGCTATAGAAATAATGGCAGAAAAGCTTACATACTATAAAGAAAAGTATACATCAAAGTCTGTCATGCATTATGACCAATATGGAAGTGGGTCTGTGCTAAAATACATAGGAGATATATTTTTTAATTTTTATGGAGGTGTTAGCAGACATAAGGGGGGTCCCTGTTGGAGTGCAGGGATGCATGCTCAAAAATATGATTTTGGAGTAGCTAAGAGTCATGCTATAGAAGATATGTTAAATAGTAAAAGTATATTTGTTTGGGGAAAAAATCCAGCATATACTACAATTCATACTATGCAAATAATTAAAAAAGCTAAAGAAAAAGGGATAAAGATAGTAGTGATTGACCCCATATATACAAAAACAGCTCAAATAGCAGATAAGTATGTACAAGTAAATCCTGGAACAGATGGAGCTTTAGCTATAGCTATGGCAAAAATTATAGTAGAAGATAAATTATATGATGAAGAATATATAAACTCGTATGTTATTGGTTTTGAAGAATATAAAAAATATTTATCTTCATTGGAATTAAGTTTTTTAATTGATGAATGTGGTGTTAAAGAGAATGATATAAGAGAGTTAGTGGATTTATATACTAACAAATATTCAAGTATAAATGTTGGATATGGGCTTCAAAAATATAAAAATGGTGGAAACACAATAAGAGCAATAGATGCTTTAGGTGCTATAACTGGTCAAATAGGATTTAGTGGTGGAGGGGTAAACTATGCTAATAAAGTTTATCCGAGTGTTATAAATTCTGACCCTTACAATAGCCAATCATATGGTGAAGATAGGGAGTTTTATGTAAGTAATATCAGTAAATTTATAGAAGAATCTTTAAAAAATACATCAAATAAAGTAAATTATGCATCAGATGAACTTGATATGACATCAAATAAAGTAAATTATGTATCAGATGAACTTGATATAACATCAAATAAAACAGATTATATATCAAATGAATTGTATAATTTATCTAATAAGTCAATCAAAGATAATATTCCTATAAAGATGGCTGTGATAACTAAAAGTAATATGCTGAATCAACTGCCAGATTTAGTAGAATTGGAGAGGGTGTTTTCAAAAATTGAATTTAAAGTATGTTTTGATATGTTTATAACTGATACAGCTACTTTATGTGACATGTTTATACCATGTACAAATACACTAGAGAGTGAAGATATAATTTATAGTTCAATGACCAATCCATATATAACCTATAATGAAAGAGCTGTAAAGCCAGCACATAAATTGATGGATGAATATTACTTCTTTATGGAGCTAGCTAAAAAGATGGGATTAAATGATTATCCTTTTGTAGAAAAGAGAACTTATTTAGAAAAAGTGATTGAACCACTTAAGCGTTTTGACAAAAATCTGGATATAGAAAAACTTAAAAACAATTACTTTACTATACATAACCCTGTTGCTTGGGAAGATAAGAAGTTTGAGACTCCATCTGGAAAATACGAGCTTTATTCAGAAAGTATAAAAAACTTGGGAATAAGTCCAACACCTGTATATATAAGCAATAAATATAAAGAAATAGAAGATAAAAATATTTCTTTTAGATTATTAACTAATCATCATGCAGATACTTTATTTAGTCAGCATTTTATGGACAAAAAATCTATAGCTCAAGCATATATAAATCGGAGAATGGCTAAAAAAGTAGGTATTGAGGACAAAGATATTGTGATATTGAGGTCAAAAAAAGCAAAAATAAATGTACAAATAAATATAGATGATGGAGTAGGTAATTATATAGTAAAAATGTATGTTGGTTGGTGGAAGAAACATGGAAATCCTAATAGTTTAACAGACACTGGTATATCAGATTTTGGGGGTCAGGTAACATATAATGAAAGTATGGTAGAAATAATACGACAAAACTAG
- a CDS encoding DUF1177 domain-containing protein, whose translation MILKQVIEVYDILDKANANGEEVKTYLQGYGEVDVTVKELSSSKGSTDLVKLTIPGKNGKLKGGDAPTLGILGRLGGIGARPEVIGFVSDGDGALVAIAVAAKLLDMQRKGDILDGDVVISTHICPDAPTKEHYPTPFMDSPIDMMTMNENEVDSSCDAILSIDTTKGNRVINTRGFAISPTVKEGYILKTSDNLLDIMQTVTGKSPFVFPLSIQDITPYGNNLYHLNSILQPAVATDAPIVGVAITTEMPVAGCATGATNFSDLDSAGRFAIEVAKLFGRNKCDFYDKEEWEMLIKRYGKLNRFQTFGIQ comes from the coding sequence ATGATATTAAAACAAGTAATAGAGGTTTATGACATTTTAGATAAAGCAAATGCTAATGGGGAAGAAGTAAAAACTTACTTACAAGGTTATGGTGAAGTAGATGTAACTGTAAAAGAATTGTCTTCAAGTAAAGGCTCAACAGATTTAGTAAAGCTTACAATTCCTGGGAAAAATGGAAAATTAAAAGGTGGAGATGCTCCTACTCTTGGCATTTTAGGTAGACTAGGAGGGATTGGAGCAAGACCAGAAGTTATAGGTTTTGTTTCAGATGGTGATGGAGCATTGGTAGCAATTGCAGTGGCTGCTAAACTTTTGGATATGCAACGAAAAGGAGATATATTAGATGGTGATGTTGTAATTTCAACTCATATTTGCCCAGATGCTCCAACTAAAGAACACTATCCTACTCCTTTTATGGATTCTCCAATTGATATGATGACTATGAATGAAAATGAAGTTGATAGTAGTTGTGATGCAATACTTTCTATAGATACTACTAAAGGAAATAGAGTAATCAATACTAGAGGATTTGCAATATCGCCAACTGTTAAAGAAGGCTACATATTAAAAACTAGTGATAACCTTTTAGATATTATGCAGACTGTAACAGGGAAATCTCCATTTGTATTCCCTTTGTCTATTCAAGATATAACACCATATGGAAATAATCTGTATCACTTAAATAGTATTTTACAACCAGCAGTAGCTACAGATGCACCAATAGTAGGAGTAGCAATTACAACAGAGATGCCTGTTGCTGGATGTGCTACAGGTGCAACTAATTTTAGTGATTTAGATTCAGCTGGGAGATTTGCAATTGAAGTTGCCAAGCTATTTGGTAGAAATAAGTGTGATTTCTATGATAAAGAAGAGTGGGAAATGCTTATTAAGAGATATGGCAAATTAAATAGATTTCAAACATTTGGTATACAGTAA
- the spoIIAA gene encoding anti-sigma F factor antagonist, protein MVNYSLEHKNLYIEFMCSELDHHVANEIREEIDNLLSVNQVKNVVFNFENINFMDSSGIGVIIGRYKKISNEGGRVSVINISSRVKKIFDLSGLNKIIGIYDTYEEALSSL, encoded by the coding sequence ATGGTAAATTATTCCTTAGAACATAAGAATCTATACATAGAATTTATGTGCTCAGAACTAGACCACCATGTAGCCAATGAAATAAGGGAAGAAATAGATAACTTATTAAGTGTAAATCAAGTAAAAAATGTTGTATTTAATTTTGAAAATATTAATTTTATGGATTCTTCAGGTATAGGCGTCATCATAGGTAGATATAAAAAGATTTCTAATGAAGGGGGACGAGTTTCAGTAATTAATATAAGTTCACGAGTTAAGAAGATTTTTGATTTATCTGGGTTAAATAAAATTATTGGCATTTATGATACGTATGAAGAAGCTCTAAGTTCTTTGTAG